One window of Cohnella hashimotonis genomic DNA carries:
- the prli42 gene encoding stressosome-associated protein Prli42, with amino-acid sequence MNNTRWFKIVVYVMLIAMLASTVLLSIGSLLQ; translated from the coding sequence ATGAACAACACGCGTTGGTTTAAAATCGTCGTCTACGTCATGCTGATCGCCATGCTGGCCTCTACCGTGCTGCTGTCGATCGGATCGCTGCTTCAGTAA
- the lipB gene encoding lipoyl(octanoyl) transferase LipB produces MSMLDTAKLGRIEYGEAWDLQKALIRDIGAGQREDTLLLLEHPPTYTIGTDRHPEHLLMSPDELASRGIAVFEIDRGGDITYHGPGQLVGYPLLYLDAEGLDLHKYLRDLEEVLIRLLAEFGLVGGRKPEYTGVWIGDRKVAAIGVKFNRARARRGFVTSHGFAFNVKRGVEQEGFGGIVPCGIQEYGVTSLEVETGLTLEVEEIAERVLPHFRDVFGYGSLRTVTEAAIRSTAAR; encoded by the coding sequence ATGAGCATGCTGGACACGGCCAAGCTGGGCCGTATCGAGTACGGAGAAGCGTGGGATCTTCAAAAGGCGCTGATCCGGGACATCGGCGCGGGGCAGCGCGAGGATACGCTGCTGCTGCTCGAGCATCCGCCGACCTATACGATCGGCACGGATCGCCATCCCGAGCATTTGCTGATGTCGCCGGACGAGCTCGCTTCGCGCGGCATCGCGGTATTCGAGATCGACCGCGGCGGCGACATTACCTATCACGGCCCCGGGCAGCTCGTCGGATATCCGCTGCTCTATTTGGACGCCGAGGGTCTGGATCTGCACAAGTATTTGCGGGATCTCGAAGAGGTATTGATCCGCCTGCTCGCGGAGTTCGGACTCGTCGGCGGCAGGAAGCCGGAATATACCGGGGTCTGGATCGGCGACCGAAAGGTGGCGGCGATCGGCGTCAAGTTCAACCGCGCGCGCGCAAGACGCGGCTTCGTGACGAGCCACGGCTTTGCTTTTAACGTGAAGCGTGGCGTAGAGCAAGAGGGGTTCGGAGGCATCGTTCCTTGCGGCATCCAGGAATACGGGGTCACCTCGCTCGAAGTCGAGACGGGCCTGACGCTCGAGGTCGAGGAGATTGCGGAGCGGGTGCTCCCGCACTTCCGGGACGTATTCGGTTACGGGAGCTTGCGGACCGTTACTGAAGCAGCGATCCGATCGACAGCAGCACGGTAG
- a CDS encoding dihydrolipoamide acetyltransferase family protein, which yields MPKLAESLETATVDRWLKKPGDYVEMYEPLCELITDKVSAELPSTARGVLVKVLAGDGETVNVGSAICLIETEEADAYAEIPGGALAAGLQPTEDAVRAAVREAGERPAASASAPAAAVAAGQEMRQRYSPAVLKLAAEHGIDLARLAGTGMGGRITRADVLAAASSGAASAAQPQGASAATPAAAPQTAQAPVSPAPTGAAGSAKPIEPMDPRVQVRSGGLHLSESPRIPTIEIEGHEVPGRGEYFIDVTPIRNTIATRMRQSVTEIPHAWTMIEVDVTNLVVLRSKLKDEFKRTEGINLTYMPFLVKAAVGAIKDYPIMNSVWATDKIIVKRDINMALAVGTEDSVITPVIKNADQKNIAGIAHEIDDLANRARHGKLKLEHLQGGTFTVNNTGSFGSILSQPIINYPQAAILTFESIVKRPVVINDMIGVRSMVNLCLSLDHRILDGVICGRFLQRVKENLESYSLDTKLY from the coding sequence ATGCCGAAGCTGGCCGAATCGCTGGAGACTGCAACCGTCGACCGTTGGTTGAAAAAGCCCGGCGACTATGTAGAGATGTACGAGCCGCTTTGCGAGCTGATCACGGACAAGGTGAGCGCCGAGCTGCCGTCTACGGCCCGCGGCGTACTGGTCAAGGTGCTGGCGGGCGACGGCGAGACGGTGAACGTCGGCAGCGCGATCTGCCTGATCGAGACGGAGGAGGCCGACGCGTATGCGGAAATTCCGGGCGGCGCGCTCGCCGCAGGCCTTCAGCCGACCGAAGACGCGGTCCGCGCAGCCGTGCGCGAGGCCGGCGAGAGGCCGGCGGCGAGCGCATCTGCGCCGGCCGCAGCCGTCGCTGCGGGGCAGGAGATGCGTCAGCGCTACTCGCCAGCCGTGCTGAAGCTGGCTGCCGAGCACGGCATCGACCTTGCCCGCTTGGCGGGCACCGGCATGGGCGGACGCATCACGCGCGCCGACGTGCTGGCTGCCGCGTCGTCAGGCGCGGCTTCCGCTGCACAGCCGCAAGGAGCGTCTGCGGCAACGCCTGCAGCCGCGCCGCAAACGGCGCAGGCGCCAGTCTCGCCAGCTCCCACTGGCGCTGCCGGCTCCGCGAAGCCGATCGAGCCGATGGATCCGCGCGTGCAGGTCCGTTCGGGCGGACTACACTTGTCCGAGTCGCCGCGCATTCCGACGATCGAGATCGAAGGTCATGAAGTGCCGGGCCGCGGCGAATATTTCATCGACGTGACCCCGATCCGCAATACGATCGCGACGCGCATGCGCCAGAGCGTGACCGAGATTCCGCATGCCTGGACGATGATCGAGGTGGACGTGACCAACCTTGTCGTGCTTCGCAGCAAGCTCAAGGACGAATTCAAACGGACGGAAGGCATCAACCTGACGTATATGCCATTCCTCGTCAAAGCCGCCGTAGGCGCGATCAAGGATTACCCGATCATGAATTCGGTATGGGCGACGGACAAGATCATCGTCAAGCGCGACATCAATATGGCGCTGGCGGTCGGGACCGAGGATTCGGTCATCACGCCGGTCATCAAAAACGCCGACCAGAAAAACATCGCCGGCATCGCGCACGAGATCGACGATCTGGCCAACCGCGCGCGTCACGGCAAGCTTAAGCTCGAGCATTTGCAGGGCGGCACGTTCACGGTCAACAACACGGGCTCCTTCGGCTCGATTTTGTCGCAACCGATCATCAACTATCCGCAGGCCGCGATCTTGACGTTCGAATCGATCGTCAAGCGCCCCGTCGTCATCAACGACATGATCGGCGTACGTTCGATGGTCAATCTTTGCCTGTCTCTCGACCACCGTATTCTTGACGGCGTCATTTGCGGCCGGTTCCTGCAGCGGGTCAAAGAAAACCTCGAGAGCTACAGTCTCGACACCAAGCTTTACTAA
- a CDS encoding serine hydrolase domain-containing protein: MINHLPAAIASLNPRSFLVKRQGRLLFEHYRDPLLASEPAIINSCTKSVLSALICIAIGQGLLPVPAVTPVTDFFPQLKADADIRKRDMTLQHLLTMTAGFRWDEFGGLNSFPRMTREANWIAHVLDQPLSDPPGTRMTYNSGVSQLLSAILAEAAGKSVARFAEDTLFRALGIEAYEWETDPQKIHTGGFGLRLRPADLLKLGELMLQKGVWNDTRLFPAELAALAVRPFAPASPPYEGEYGWHWWCRVFTKVNGGQDALPSSRDRKPVDYFYAQGFGGQFVYVVPEAELVAVVTQDSRKRKQPTLFAELIGPIVAGS, translated from the coding sequence ATGATTAACCATCTGCCTGCGGCGATCGCGTCGCTGAATCCCCGGAGCTTTTTGGTCAAACGCCAAGGCCGCTTGCTGTTCGAGCATTACCGGGATCCGCTCCTCGCGTCCGAGCCGGCCATTATCAATTCCTGTACGAAAAGCGTATTGTCCGCTTTGATCTGTATCGCGATCGGCCAGGGCTTGCTGCCTGTTCCGGCGGTTACCCCCGTAACCGATTTTTTCCCGCAACTGAAGGCGGATGCCGATATTCGCAAACGGGACATGACGCTGCAGCATTTGCTGACGATGACGGCGGGCTTCCGGTGGGACGAATTCGGCGGGCTGAATTCTTTCCCCCGCATGACGCGCGAAGCGAACTGGATCGCGCACGTGCTGGACCAGCCGCTGTCCGATCCGCCGGGAACGCGGATGACTTATAACTCCGGCGTCTCTCAGCTGCTATCGGCAATTCTGGCGGAAGCCGCAGGCAAGAGCGTCGCACGATTCGCCGAGGATACGCTGTTCCGTGCGCTCGGCATTGAAGCATACGAATGGGAGACCGATCCGCAAAAGATCCATACCGGCGGCTTCGGACTGCGCCTGCGCCCAGCCGACCTATTGAAGCTCGGCGAGCTCATGCTGCAAAAAGGGGTATGGAACGATACGCGGCTGTTTCCGGCGGAATTGGCCGCGTTAGCCGTTCGCCCCTTCGCCCCTGCAAGTCCGCCGTACGAAGGCGAGTACGGCTGGCACTGGTGGTGCCGCGTCTTTACGAAAGTCAACGGCGGACAAGACGCTTTACCGAGCAGCCGTGACAGGAAACCCGTCGACTACTTTTACGCGCAGGGATTCGGCGGGCAATTCGTTTATGTCGTCCCGGAGGCCGAGCTGGTCGCGGTCGTGACCCAGGACAGCCGCAAGCGCAAGCAGCCTACGCTATTCGCGGAGCTGATCGGTCCGATCGTTGCCGGCAGTTAA
- a CDS encoding sugar ABC transporter substrate-binding protein, giving the protein MKLVKRTSVLLTTTALVGLLAACGGNSNDNQQAGAEKLKKISLFQSKVEIAEPLEALAETYKKETGNEVEVWGSAGDAYMTQLQAKLAAGEGPTIFSVGTGAEANKFKSYYADLSNEAFAKNIAPDMALKDGDKIVGVPYGVEGFGLVYNKSLVDPKDVKDLASFTKTLEKFKAEGKNGLSLSQEAYFLIGHIINTPFALQSDPQGYIEKLNKGEVKMADTKEFQEFAKFMEAIKTNTVNPMEVKYDTQMGDFATGKTAMVHQGNWSYGMLSDYGDLGFEVGMMALPLAGNDKIAVGVASNWVVNNKADADQIKAASAFLNWMFTSEAGKKAIVDEFKFIPAMTNIDAANLDPLSQTVFEATKAGQTIPWANNYFPQGVIVNDLAPATQEFFLSKDMTGEQFLKNLDAAWAKGAK; this is encoded by the coding sequence GTGAAATTAGTAAAAAGAACTTCGGTTTTACTTACGACAACGGCGCTTGTCGGTCTGCTGGCCGCGTGCGGTGGCAATTCGAACGATAATCAACAAGCCGGCGCCGAGAAGTTAAAAAAGATTTCCCTTTTCCAATCCAAGGTCGAGATCGCCGAACCGCTCGAGGCGCTGGCCGAGACGTATAAAAAAGAAACGGGCAATGAAGTGGAAGTATGGGGCTCCGCCGGGGACGCCTACATGACGCAGCTGCAAGCCAAGCTCGCGGCCGGCGAAGGACCGACGATTTTCAGCGTGGGTACCGGCGCGGAGGCGAATAAATTCAAGTCGTATTACGCGGATCTCTCGAATGAGGCCTTCGCCAAGAACATCGCGCCGGACATGGCCCTGAAGGACGGAGACAAGATCGTCGGCGTGCCTTACGGCGTCGAGGGCTTCGGACTCGTCTACAACAAGAGCCTTGTCGATCCGAAGGACGTCAAGGATCTCGCTTCGTTCACGAAGACGCTCGAGAAATTCAAGGCCGAAGGCAAAAACGGGCTGAGCCTTTCTCAGGAAGCGTACTTCCTGATCGGACATATCATTAATACGCCGTTCGCCCTGCAGTCCGATCCCCAGGGCTACATTGAAAAGCTGAACAAGGGCGAGGTCAAGATGGCCGATACCAAGGAGTTCCAGGAGTTCGCCAAGTTCATGGAAGCGATCAAGACCAATACGGTCAATCCGATGGAAGTGAAATACGATACGCAAATGGGCGACTTCGCAACGGGCAAGACGGCGATGGTTCACCAGGGCAACTGGAGCTACGGGATGCTGAGCGACTATGGCGACCTGGGCTTCGAAGTCGGCATGATGGCGCTCCCGCTCGCCGGCAACGATAAGATCGCGGTTGGCGTGGCCAGCAACTGGGTCGTCAACAATAAGGCGGACGCCGATCAGATCAAGGCAGCCTCGGCGTTTCTCAACTGGATGTTCACGAGCGAAGCCGGCAAAAAAGCGATCGTGGACGAGTTCAAATTCATCCCGGCGATGACCAATATCGACGCCGCCAACCTGGATCCGCTGTCTCAAACCGTTTTCGAAGCGACGAAGGCGGGCCAGACGATTCCGTGGGCGAACAACTACTTCCCGCAAGGGGTTATCGTCAACGACCTTGCCCCGGCGACGCAGGAGTTCTTCCTCTCCAAGGACATGACGGGCGAGCAGTTCCTGAAAAATCTGGATGCCGCATGGGCGAAGGGCGCCAAGTAA
- a CDS encoding carbohydrate ABC transporter permease, with protein sequence MNRTSRTSVSTLLFLLALAFLSPIYLMLVNSFKDRAELYRNALALPSSFSFQYYAKAMDKMNFMTAFGNSLFITIVSVVFVVVLASMTAWMLVRTDNRLSRIIFLVFVSTMLIPFQTLMMPLMQVMDWIRVNLHIPMLNTRGGLIYMNIGFHASMAVFLFHGFIKSVPVALEEAATLDGCTKFGVFWRIVFPMLKTITITVAILDVIAMWNDYLLPSLTLSDKGLRTIPLSTFYFFGEFTIQWNLAMAGLTLTIIPVVIFYMFAQKYIIKGIAAGAVK encoded by the coding sequence ATGAACAGAACAAGCCGAACGTCCGTCAGTACGCTGCTCTTTCTTCTGGCGCTGGCCTTCCTGTCGCCGATCTACCTGATGCTGGTCAACTCCTTCAAGGATCGCGCCGAGCTGTACAGGAACGCCTTGGCGCTGCCTTCGTCCTTTAGCTTCCAATATTACGCGAAGGCTATGGACAAGATGAACTTCATGACCGCCTTCGGCAATTCGCTGTTCATCACGATCGTATCAGTCGTCTTCGTCGTCGTCCTCGCCTCAATGACGGCCTGGATGCTCGTGCGGACCGACAATCGCCTCAGCCGGATCATCTTTTTGGTGTTCGTCTCGACGATGCTCATTCCGTTCCAGACTTTGATGATGCCGCTCATGCAAGTCATGGATTGGATTCGCGTCAACCTTCACATTCCGATGCTGAACACGCGCGGCGGCCTCATCTATATGAACATAGGCTTTCATGCGAGCATGGCCGTGTTTTTGTTCCACGGATTCATCAAGTCGGTGCCGGTTGCGCTCGAAGAGGCCGCCACGCTCGACGGCTGCACCAAGTTCGGCGTGTTTTGGCGCATCGTCTTTCCGATGCTGAAGACGATCACGATCACGGTCGCCATTCTGGACGTTATCGCGATGTGGAACGACTATCTGCTGCCGTCGCTTACGCTGTCCGACAAAGGGCTGCGTACCATTCCGCTCTCGACGTTCTACTTTTTCGGCGAATTCACGATTCAATGGAACCTGGCGATGGCCGGCCTCACGCTGACGATCATACCGGTCGTTATCTTCTATATGTTCGCACAGAAGTACATCATCAAAGGCATCGCAGCCGGCGCTGTCAAGTAA
- a CDS encoding DHA2 family efflux MFS transporter permease subunit gives MSAVSKKTGLIVLSMALGLLMATLDNTIVSASMNKVIENIGGFEKVSWVFTAYMLASTSTMLIFGKLSDMFGRKRFYLIGIGLFLLGSALCGMAQTIDQLIWFRVIQGVGSGSVFPISFSIIFTLFADPRQAAKLSGVMGAVFGLSSVAGPQLGTLISEHMSWRWCFYVNVPIGIASMLVLVFSLRESKAEKKPRIDYWGAVLLVVATVSALMALELGGKSYAWGSWQILGLFLIGAVAGALFVAVELKAEEPMLPLTIFKNRLVLGISLLCFCQGVIMFSAIAYLPLYATAVLGKANSNGILTPMMASLIAGAIVSGFLAARFRFRTVLFVNMALGVVAAILLMNLSADMAYWRVIAIMILLGLGVLGPLMSLGQTAVAMSVHPKYIGISSSVVGFWRNIGGVIGASVMAVLVNASLKDSSREAISKFSIPADQSGTLANPETVIKGASQLPADLLTFMRGEIGGAISHGFILSLFVMIAGALVALSVGNARHEKKNDLKHPSDLEAPPSRFG, from the coding sequence ATGTCTGCGGTTTCTAAAAAAACGGGGCTCATCGTATTGTCCATGGCGCTCGGCCTGCTGATGGCAACGTTGGACAATACGATCGTGTCCGCCAGCATGAACAAGGTCATTGAAAACATCGGCGGCTTCGAGAAAGTGTCCTGGGTATTCACCGCCTACATGCTCGCTTCGACCAGTACGATGCTTATATTCGGCAAGTTGTCCGATATGTTCGGACGCAAGCGATTTTATTTGATCGGCATCGGACTGTTCCTTCTCGGCTCAGCGTTGTGCGGCATGGCGCAGACGATCGACCAGCTGATCTGGTTCCGCGTCATCCAGGGCGTCGGCTCCGGCTCGGTGTTCCCGATTTCCTTCTCGATCATCTTCACGCTGTTCGCGGATCCGCGGCAGGCGGCGAAGCTGTCCGGCGTGATGGGCGCCGTATTCGGCCTCTCTTCCGTGGCGGGGCCGCAGCTCGGAACATTAATTTCCGAGCATATGAGCTGGCGCTGGTGCTTCTACGTGAACGTGCCGATCGGCATCGCCTCGATGCTGGTGCTCGTTTTCTCGCTGCGCGAATCAAAGGCGGAGAAAAAACCTCGCATCGACTATTGGGGCGCGGTCTTGCTCGTCGTCGCCACCGTTTCAGCGCTCATGGCGCTCGAGCTGGGCGGAAAAAGCTACGCTTGGGGCTCTTGGCAGATCCTTGGATTGTTCCTTATCGGCGCGGTCGCCGGCGCGTTGTTCGTCGCCGTGGAGCTGAAGGCCGAGGAACCAATGCTTCCGCTGACCATTTTTAAAAACCGGCTCGTGCTCGGCATCAGCCTGCTCTGCTTCTGCCAGGGCGTCATCATGTTTTCCGCCATCGCCTATCTCCCGCTGTACGCGACCGCCGTCCTGGGCAAGGCCAATTCCAACGGCATTCTGACGCCGATGATGGCTTCGTTGATTGCCGGCGCGATCGTCTCCGGATTTTTAGCCGCAAGATTTCGTTTCCGCACGGTCCTGTTCGTCAATATGGCGCTCGGCGTCGTCGCGGCCATCCTTCTCATGAATCTATCCGCCGATATGGCTTATTGGCGGGTGATCGCGATTATGATCCTCCTCGGTCTGGGCGTCCTCGGTCCGCTCATGAGTCTCGGTCAAACGGCGGTCGCGATGTCCGTGCATCCCAAATATATCGGCATCTCCTCCTCGGTCGTCGGCTTCTGGCGCAATATCGGCGGCGTCATCGGCGCCTCCGTGATGGCAGTGCTCGTCAATGCCAGTCTGAAGGACAGTTCTAGAGAGGCCATCTCCAAGTTCAGCATCCCCGCGGACCAATCCGGCACGCTGGCAAATCCGGAGACGGTCATTAAGGGAGCCTCTCAGCTCCCTGCGGACTTGCTCACCTTTATGCGCGGAGAAATCGGGGGCGCTATCTCCCACGGCTTTATCCTGTCTTTGTTCGTCATGATCGCCGGCGCGCTTGTCGCGCTTTCGGTGGGAAACGCGCGTCACGAGAAAAAAAACGATTTGAAGCATCCGTCGGATCTTGAAGCTCCCCCCTCGCGCTTCGGTTGA
- a CDS encoding PadR family transcriptional regulator, with protein sequence MNSQDVILGLLHRAPLSGYEIKQKLEMPLSFFFDASFGTIYPTLAKMEALGYIVKESVVQEGRPNKNVFSLTSEGRAQFEHYLHSPVENDSYRSDFLVRMFFGEYSDDETLADWIRDEIRKAETAAAQLDRMKADWAQGMPASKTLCLDIGIDLNASKAQTLREAFKRLTGSDA encoded by the coding sequence TTGAACAGCCAGGATGTCATTCTAGGTTTGCTGCACCGCGCGCCGCTGTCCGGCTATGAGATCAAGCAAAAGCTGGAGATGCCGCTATCGTTTTTTTTCGATGCCAGCTTCGGAACGATCTATCCGACGCTCGCGAAGATGGAGGCGCTCGGTTATATCGTCAAGGAAAGCGTCGTGCAGGAGGGACGTCCGAATAAAAACGTATTCTCGCTCACCTCGGAAGGCAGGGCGCAGTTCGAGCATTACTTGCATTCCCCCGTCGAGAATGACAGCTACCGTTCCGACTTTCTTGTGCGGATGTTTTTCGGCGAATATTCGGACGACGAGACGCTGGCCGACTGGATTCGCGACGAGATCCGCAAAGCGGAAACGGCCGCTGCGCAGCTGGATCGGATGAAGGCGGATTGGGCGCAAGGCATGCCGGCGTCGAAAACGCTGTGCCTCGATATCGGCATCGATCTGAATGCCTCCAAAGCCCAAACGCTGCGCGAGGCGTTCAAGCGGCTCACAGGCTCTGATGCCTAA
- a CDS encoding LacI family DNA-binding transcriptional regulator — MIGLKEIAEIANVSISTVSNVLNGRKNVGEETRERVLRICEEHGYAVGGGKKARTEKNRTVLFIFSDFDRDFYLKIIQGISDCLTENGFNLVICTNKSSGEFMRGSFAGGAICLDASMSDEFLAGVAAREMPVVLMDRIMENGQANAKSVVVDNYPVMCQLVQSLADRGIKRFGYVGGLGFTLDNQERFAGFSDTLARNGIVFDQRYYYHGNYREDSGYQAAKLMLLSNDLPEVVVCANDNMALGAVKAFEEHGVKVPEDVSVTGFDDSAMAAMAGLTTVAIPRYESGYLAAKKLLELMGDEEASVEPFKLSATIRWRRTVK, encoded by the coding sequence ATGATCGGCTTAAAGGAGATCGCCGAGATCGCGAACGTATCCATATCCACCGTGTCGAACGTGCTGAACGGCCGCAAGAACGTCGGCGAGGAGACCAGAGAACGCGTGCTGCGAATCTGCGAGGAGCACGGCTATGCGGTCGGCGGCGGGAAGAAGGCGCGAACCGAAAAAAATCGCACGGTGCTGTTCATCTTCAGCGATTTCGATCGCGACTTTTACTTGAAGATCATCCAGGGAATCAGTGACTGCCTGACGGAAAACGGGTTTAATCTCGTCATTTGCACGAATAAGTCGAGCGGAGAATTCATGCGGGGAAGCTTCGCCGGCGGCGCCATCTGCCTCGACGCCAGCATGTCCGACGAATTCCTGGCCGGCGTCGCGGCCAGGGAAATGCCCGTGGTCCTGATGGACCGGATCATGGAGAACGGGCAGGCGAACGCCAAGAGCGTCGTCGTTGACAATTATCCGGTCATGTGCCAATTGGTCCAGTCGCTGGCGGACCGCGGGATAAAGCGCTTCGGCTACGTAGGCGGTCTCGGCTTCACGCTCGACAACCAGGAGCGGTTCGCCGGCTTTTCAGACACGCTGGCGCGCAATGGCATCGTCTTCGACCAGCGGTATTACTACCACGGCAACTATCGCGAGGACAGCGGCTATCAAGCCGCCAAGCTGATGCTGCTGAGCAACGATCTGCCCGAGGTCGTCGTCTGCGCGAACGACAACATGGCGCTTGGCGCGGTCAAGGCGTTCGAAGAACACGGCGTCAAGGTGCCCGAGGATGTGTCGGTCACCGGGTTCGACGATTCTGCGATGGCGGCGATGGCGGGGCTGACCACGGTCGCGATCCCGAGGTACGAGAGCGGTTATCTGGCAGCCAAAAAATTACTGGAGCTGATGGGCGACGAGGAAGCGTCCGTTGAGCCGTTTAAGCTTAGCGCGACGATTCGCTGGCGGAGGACGGTAAAGTAG
- a CDS encoding carbohydrate ABC transporter permease gives MSKSNKGWFALFTVPLLLVFTTVVIIPFIIGIGYSFVSWDGIPANPKVFVGFDNYATLFRDDRFLTSAWHTIEFTVLALILVNVLGLAFSLLVTMKLRVSNAARTMFFMPNLIGGLILGYIWQFIFTDVFKYLGDKTGFDSVFFNWLIHPHFALYAMVIVFTWQMAGYTMIIYIAGIQGIPDELGEAARVDGANLWQRLTRIVFPLLMPSFTICLFLTLSGAFKIFDVNLSLTKGGPNNATELFAMNIFNEIFGYGHYGLGQAKAIIFFVLVAAVTLTQVIITKKKEVQY, from the coding sequence TTGTCCAAGAGCAACAAAGGCTGGTTTGCCTTATTTACCGTACCGCTGCTGCTCGTCTTCACGACGGTGGTCATCATCCCTTTTATTATCGGGATTGGTTATTCCTTCGTCTCCTGGGACGGCATTCCCGCCAATCCCAAGGTGTTCGTCGGTTTTGACAATTACGCGACGCTGTTTCGGGACGACCGCTTTTTGACCTCGGCCTGGCATACGATCGAGTTTACCGTGCTCGCGTTAATTCTCGTCAACGTGCTCGGACTCGCTTTTTCGCTGCTCGTGACGATGAAGCTGCGCGTCAGCAACGCGGCGCGGACGATGTTTTTCATGCCGAATCTGATCGGCGGCCTGATTCTGGGTTATATTTGGCAGTTTATTTTCACGGACGTGTTCAAATATTTGGGAGACAAAACGGGCTTCGACTCCGTATTTTTCAATTGGCTCATCCACCCGCATTTCGCTTTGTATGCGATGGTTATCGTCTTCACGTGGCAGATGGCAGGCTACACGATGATCATCTACATTGCCGGCATCCAGGGCATTCCCGACGAGCTCGGCGAAGCGGCTAGAGTGGACGGCGCGAATCTGTGGCAGCGCCTGACGCGAATCGTGTTCCCGCTGCTGATGCCTTCGTTTACGATCTGTTTATTCCTTACGCTGTCCGGCGCGTTTAAAATTTTCGACGTCAACCTGTCCCTTACCAAAGGGGGGCCGAACAACGCCACCGAGCTGTTCGCCATGAATATTTTCAATGAAATATTCGGTTACGGCCACTACGGTCTCGGGCAAGCGAAGGCGATTATCTTTTTCGTGCTCGTGGCCGCCGTCACCCTGACGCAGGTCATCATCACGAAGAAAAAGGAGGTCCAGTACTGA
- a CDS encoding M20/M25/M40 family metallo-hydrolase: MVQKERLIEEFMELVQIDSETKHEQAIRKALIAKFEAFGLEVEEDDVAEKIGHGSGNLFAWLPATPGAESVPVLLFTSHMDTVAPGVGVKPRLDDDGYIRSDGTTILGADDKAGLAAIFEALRVLKETGASHGAIQFVITVGEESGLLGSRAMDGSRLKAKFGYALDSNGKIGEIAAAAITNSRQYITIQGKAAHAGVNPEDGISAIQVASKAVSRMKLGRIDSETSANIGRFEGGGEVNVVVDKIKIYAEVRSRSNAKLDAQAELMRQAVASACEETGATFEFVSEVIYPAYSYTEADEVIQIASAAIRSVGLSPSLFASGGGSDANMFNGNGVPTVNLAVGYEDIHTTKERIKADDIVKVTELVLAIIEEAKNH, translated from the coding sequence ATGGTCCAAAAAGAACGGCTGATCGAGGAATTTATGGAACTGGTGCAAATCGACAGCGAGACGAAGCACGAGCAAGCGATCCGCAAGGCGCTCATCGCGAAGTTCGAAGCATTCGGGCTCGAGGTGGAAGAGGACGACGTCGCGGAAAAAATCGGTCACGGCTCGGGCAACCTGTTCGCCTGGCTGCCGGCGACGCCGGGCGCCGAGTCGGTACCCGTGCTCCTGTTCACCTCGCATATGGATACGGTCGCGCCGGGCGTCGGCGTCAAGCCGAGACTGGACGACGACGGTTATATTCGTAGCGACGGCACCACGATTCTCGGCGCCGACGACAAGGCGGGCCTCGCAGCGATCTTCGAAGCGCTGCGCGTACTGAAGGAGACAGGCGCCTCGCATGGCGCCATCCAGTTCGTCATTACGGTCGGCGAAGAGTCCGGCCTGCTCGGATCCCGCGCGATGGACGGCTCGCGCCTCAAGGCGAAGTTCGGCTATGCGCTCGATTCCAACGGCAAGATCGGAGAGATTGCGGCCGCCGCGATTACCAACTCCCGCCAGTACATTACGATTCAAGGCAAGGCGGCGCATGCCGGCGTCAATCCCGAGGACGGCATCAGCGCGATCCAGGTGGCTTCCAAGGCCGTCTCCCGGATGAAGCTCGGACGGATCGACTCGGAGACGAGCGCCAACATCGGCCGTTTCGAAGGCGGCGGCGAAGTAAACGTCGTCGTCGACAAGATCAAGATTTACGCAGAAGTGCGCAGCCGCTCGAATGCGAAGCTCGACGCGCAAGCCGAGCTGATGCGTCAGGCAGTCGCAAGCGCCTGCGAAGAGACCGGAGCGACGTTCGAATTCGTCAGCGAAGTGATCTACCCCGCGTACAGCTACACGGAAGCGGACGAAGTCATTCAGATCGCGAGCGCGGCGATCCGCAGCGTAGGTCTCAGTCCGAGCCTGTTCGCCTCCGGCGGCGGCAGCGATGCCAACATGTTCAACGGCAACGGCGTGCCGACCGTCAACCTGGCCGTCGGCTACGAGGATATCCATACGACGAAGGAACGGATCAAAGCCGACGACATCGTAAAGGTGACGGAGCTCGTCTTGGCGATAATCGAAGAAGCCAAAAACCACTGA